One window of Papaver somniferum cultivar HN1 chromosome 9, ASM357369v1, whole genome shotgun sequence genomic DNA carries:
- the LOC113313074 gene encoding uncharacterized protein LOC113313074, whose amino-acid sequence MNFDKSGLAFSPKVPNNIKSEIANTLHIQRLALQDKYLGVPFLLQKNKVESFAPLMDRFNDRLAPWKSKFIAELGKTTLTQVVLGTIASHHMSVFPMPKTVTDKMDAVQRNFFWNKKSGERGVSMKKWNHVAYPKYLDGLNIRQSAILNQALLAKLARRLIENPDAPWAILLRHKYFNGFNPLNCPLSRQGSWVCKVFVMV is encoded by the coding sequence atgaattttgataaatctggtTTAGCCTTTAGTCCTAAAGTGCcaaacaatattaaaagtgaaaTTGCTAACACTCTTCATATTCAGAGATTGGCTTTGCAGGATAAGTACCTTGGTGTACCTTTCCTGCTTCAAAAGAACAAGGTAGAATCTTTTGCTCCCTTAATGGATAGATTCAATGACAGGTTAGCTCCTTGGAAATCTAAGTTCATTGCTGAACTAGGTAAGACCACCCTTACTCAAGTTGTTTTAGGAACCATTGCCAGTCACCACATGTCAGTCTTCCCTATGCCTAAAACTGTGACAGATAAGATGGATGCTGTCCAGAGAAATTTCTTTTGGAACAAAAAAAGTGGTGAAAGAGGAGTTAGTATGAAAAAATGGAATCATGTTGCATACCCTAAATACCTAGATGGGTTAAATATTAGGCAATCTGCAATCTTAAATCAAGCTCTCTTAGCTAAATTAGCTAGGAGGTTGATAGAAAATCCTGATGCTCCTTGGGCTATCCTCCTAAGACACAAATACTTTAATGGTTTTAATCCTCTAAATTGTCCTCTCTCTAGACAGGGATCTTGGGTGTGCAAAGTATTTGTGATGGTTTAG
- the LOC113309119 gene encoding probable 2-oxoglutarate-dependent dioxygenase At3g111800, with product MSELLEYWPEPIIRVQSLADRGLTVVPDRYIKPPSQRPSTTSDTHQGDEQIPLIDLSGLESDDNNIRSSTLKQIYEACTEWGFFQVTNHGVSPELLHRTREVWRGFFHLPAELKQEYANTPKTYEGYGSRLGVQKGAILDWSDYYYLHLLPNSVKDHKKWPAQPNSCREETEEYGKQLVNLSRKIMKVLSKNLGLKEEYIWESFGGEDIGATLRANYYPKCPQPDLTLGLSSHSDPGGMTLLLPDEHVAGLQVRRGDNWITIKPVPGTIIINIGDQIEVLSNAIYKSVEHRVIVNSAKERVSLAVFCNPKGNLLIEPAKELVTPDRPAGYEPMTFDEYKLYMRRRGPLGKSQVESLKSPR from the exons ATGAGTGAATTACTAGAATACTGGCCTGAACCGATAATCCGAGTCCAGTCGCTGGCGGACAGAGGTTTGACCGTGGTTCCCGACAGATACATCAAACCACCTTCACAGAGACCTTCGACTACAAGTGATACCCACCAAGGCGACGAACAAATCCCACTCATTGATCTAAGTGGTCTGGAATCCGATGATAATAATATCCGTTCGTCGACTTTGAAGCAAATATATGAAGCATGTACAGAGTGGGGATTCTTCCAAGTTACTAACCATGGCGTTAGTCCTGAACTTTTGCATCGAACCCGTGAAGTGTGGAGGGGTTTCTTTCATTTACCAGCTGAACTTAAACAAGAATATGCAAACACCCCAAAAACTTACGAAGGGTATGGCAGTCGTCTAGGGGTACAGAAAGGTGCCATTCTTGATTGGAGTGATTATTATTACCTTCACTTGCTTCCGAATTCTGTCAAGGATCATAAGAAATGGCCTGCTCAACCTAATTCATGCAG GGAAGAAACGGAAGAATATGGGAAACAATTGGTGAATCTGAGTCGCAAAATCATGAAGGTTTTATCGAAAAACTTaggattgaaggaagaatatATATGGGAAAGTTTTGGAGGAGAAGATATTGGAGCCACTCTACGAGCGAATTACTATCCAAAATGTCCACAACCTGATCTCACTTTAGGACTTTCTTCACACTCTGATCCTGGTGGTATGACTCTTCTGCTCCCCGACGAACATGTCGCTGGCCTTCAAGTTCGTAGAGGCGATAACTGGATTACGATAAAGCCAGTTCCCGGCACAATCATCATTAACATCGGCGACCAAATTGAG GTATTAAGCAATGCGATATACAAGAGCGTGGAGCACAGGGTTATTGTTAATTCGGCTAAAGAGCGAGTCTCCCTTGCAGTTTTCTGCAATCCAAAGGGTAATTTACTGATAGAACCTGCCAAGGAACTTGTGACACCAGATCGGCCTGCGGGGTATGAACCCATGACATTCGATGAATACAAGCTTTACATGAGGAGAAGAGGTCCGCTTGGAAAATCACAAGTAGAATCACTGAAATCGCCAAGATAA